From the Streptomyces sp. KMM 9044 genome, one window contains:
- a CDS encoding efflux RND transporter permease subunit: protein MSWLARFSLAQRALIGLMSIVALVFGAIAIPQLKQQLLPTIELPMVSVIAPYQGASPDVVEKQVVEPIENNLEAVDGISGVTSTASEGNAVIMASFDFGNETEQLVADVQQAVNRARVLLPDAVDPQVVAGSTDDIPTLVLAVTSDEDQQALADRLDRTVVTELEGIDGVGQVTVDGVRDLQVTVTPDDAELADAGLTAQALTQALQAGGATVPAGSFDEDGANRTVQVGGGYTSLEQIEDLMVTGQPGEGKPVRLGSVAEVEQQEARADSLTRTNGEPSLAVVVTMDHDGSAVAISDAVAEKLPDLSESLGSGAELTVVSDQGPAVAKAIEGLTTEGTLGLVFAVLVILVFLASIRSTLVTAVSIPLSVVLALIVLWTRDLSLNMLTLGALTIAVGRVVDDSIVVLENIKRHLGYGEERREAILGAVREVAGAVTSATFTTVAVFLPIGLVGGMVGELFGSFSITVTAALLASLLVSLTVVPVLSYWFLRPPKGTPEDAEEARRLAEEKEAKSRLQKFYVSVLRFATRRRPASIAIAVVVLIGTFGMTPLLKTNFFDQGEQQVLTVRQELEPGTSLEATDAQARKVEKLLGDTEGVRDHQVTIGSSGFMAAFGGGTDTNQASYQVMLEDSASSEDVQERLEKGLAGLDGIGTTTIAGGDGFASQDLSVVVKAADAQVLRKAADQVREAVASLDDVADVTSDLSQSVPRISVEADSRAAAAGFNSQTLGAAVAQAIRGTPAAKVVLDDTERDVVIRSAEPATTLAELKKLRLGPVELGDIATVELKDGPVSMTRIDGQRSATVTARPTGDNTGAVSAELQTKIDALTLPAGATAEIGGVSEDQDEAFANLGLAMLAAIAIIFMLLVGTFRSLAQPLILLVSIPFAATGAIGLLIVTGTPMGVPAMIGMLMLTGIVVTNAIVLIDLINQYRAQGHGVVEAVIEGGRHRLRPILMTALATIFALLPMALGVTGEGGFIAQPLAVVVIGGLITSTLLTLLLVPTLYAMLELRKERRAKKRAEKKGATAQPEASEEPEPAQV, encoded by the coding sequence ATGTCCTGGCTGGCCAGATTCAGCCTCGCGCAACGCGCGCTGATCGGTCTCATGTCGATCGTCGCGCTCGTGTTCGGGGCGATCGCGATACCTCAGCTCAAGCAACAGCTGCTGCCCACCATCGAACTGCCCATGGTCTCCGTGATCGCCCCCTACCAGGGCGCGTCCCCGGACGTGGTGGAGAAGCAGGTCGTCGAGCCCATCGAGAACAACCTGGAGGCCGTCGACGGCATCTCCGGTGTCACCTCGACGGCCAGCGAGGGCAACGCCGTGATCATGGCGTCCTTCGACTTCGGCAACGAGACCGAACAGCTCGTCGCCGACGTCCAGCAGGCCGTCAACCGGGCCCGCGTCCTGCTTCCCGACGCCGTGGACCCGCAGGTCGTCGCCGGCAGCACCGACGACATCCCGACCCTGGTCCTCGCCGTCACCTCCGACGAGGACCAGCAGGCCCTCGCCGACCGGCTCGACCGGACCGTGGTCACCGAACTCGAGGGCATCGACGGCGTCGGCCAGGTCACCGTGGACGGCGTCCGGGACCTCCAGGTCACCGTCACCCCCGACGACGCCGAGCTCGCCGACGCCGGTCTCACGGCGCAGGCGCTCACCCAGGCCCTCCAGGCGGGCGGCGCGACCGTCCCGGCCGGCTCCTTCGACGAGGACGGCGCCAACCGCACCGTCCAGGTCGGCGGCGGCTACACCTCGCTCGAGCAGATCGAGGACCTGATGGTCACCGGACAGCCCGGTGAGGGCAAGCCGGTCCGCCTCGGCTCCGTGGCCGAGGTCGAGCAGCAGGAGGCCAGGGCCGACTCCCTCACCCGCACCAACGGCGAGCCCAGCCTCGCCGTGGTCGTCACCATGGACCACGACGGCAGCGCCGTCGCGATCTCGGACGCCGTCGCGGAGAAGCTGCCCGACCTGAGCGAATCCCTCGGCTCGGGCGCCGAACTCACGGTCGTCAGCGACCAGGGCCCGGCCGTCGCCAAGGCCATCGAGGGCCTGACCACCGAGGGCACCCTCGGTCTGGTCTTCGCGGTCCTGGTGATCCTGGTCTTCCTCGCCTCGATCCGCTCGACCCTCGTCACCGCGGTGTCCATCCCGCTGTCCGTCGTGCTCGCGCTGATCGTGCTGTGGACGCGCGACCTGTCGCTGAACATGCTGACCCTCGGCGCGCTGACCATCGCGGTCGGCCGGGTCGTGGACGACTCCATCGTCGTCCTGGAGAACATCAAGCGGCACCTCGGCTACGGCGAGGAGCGCCGTGAGGCGATCCTGGGCGCCGTCCGCGAGGTGGCCGGCGCGGTGACGTCCGCGACGTTCACCACCGTCGCCGTCTTCCTGCCGATCGGCCTGGTCGGCGGCATGGTGGGCGAGCTGTTCGGCTCCTTCAGCATCACCGTCACGGCGGCGTTGCTCGCCTCCCTGCTGGTGTCGCTGACGGTCGTCCCCGTCCTGTCGTACTGGTTCCTGCGTCCCCCGAAGGGCACCCCCGAGGACGCCGAGGAAGCCCGCAGGCTGGCCGAGGAGAAGGAGGCGAAGAGCCGCCTCCAGAAGTTCTACGTCTCCGTCCTGCGCTTCGCCACCCGGCGCAGGCCGGCCAGCATCGCCATCGCGGTCGTCGTCCTGATCGGCACGTTCGGCATGACCCCGCTGCTCAAGACCAACTTCTTCGACCAGGGCGAGCAGCAGGTCCTCACGGTCCGTCAGGAGCTGGAGCCCGGCACCAGCCTCGAGGCGACCGACGCGCAGGCCAGGAAGGTCGAGAAGCTGCTCGGCGACACCGAGGGCGTCAGGGACCACCAGGTCACCATCGGCTCGTCCGGCTTCATGGCGGCCTTCGGCGGCGGCACGGACACCAACCAGGCCAGTTACCAGGTGATGCTGGAGGACTCCGCGTCCTCCGAGGACGTGCAGGAGCGCCTCGAGAAGGGCCTCGCCGGACTCGACGGCATCGGCACCACCACCATCGCGGGCGGCGACGGATTCGCCAGCCAGGACCTGAGCGTCGTCGTCAAGGCGGCCGACGCGCAGGTGCTGCGCAAGGCGGCCGACCAGGTACGGGAGGCCGTGGCCTCGCTGGACGACGTCGCGGACGTCACCAGCGATCTGTCGCAGAGCGTCCCGCGGATCTCCGTGGAGGCCGACTCCCGTGCCGCCGCGGCCGGATTCAACAGCCAGACGCTCGGCGCGGCCGTCGCCCAGGCGATCCGGGGCACCCCCGCCGCCAAGGTGGTCCTCGACGACACCGAGCGCGACGTCGTCATCCGCTCGGCCGAACCGGCCACCACCCTGGCCGAACTGAAGAAGCTGCGCCTGGGCCCGGTGGAGCTGGGCGACATCGCCACCGTCGAGCTGAAGGACGGCCCGGTGTCCATGACCCGGATCGACGGCCAGCGCTCCGCCACCGTCACCGCCCGCCCGACCGGTGACAACACCGGCGCGGTCAGCGCCGAGCTCCAGACGAAGATCGACGCGCTCACCCTCCCGGCGGGCGCGACGGCCGAGATCGGCGGCGTGTCCGAGGACCAGGACGAGGCGTTCGCCAACCTGGGCCTGGCGATGCTCGCGGCGATCGCGATCATCTTCATGCTGCTCGTCGGCACCTTCCGGTCGCTCGCCCAGCCGCTGATCCTGCTGGTGTCCATCCCTTTCGCGGCGACGGGCGCGATCGGCCTGCTGATCGTCACGGGCACCCCGATGGGCGTCCCGGCGATGATCGGCATGCTGATGCTGACCGGCATCGTGGTCACCAACGCGATCGTGCTGATCGACCTGATCAACCAGTACCGCGCCCAGGGGCACGGCGTCGTCGAGGCCGTGATCGAGGGCGGCCGGCACCGGCTGCGCCCGATCCTCATGACGGCCCTGGCGACGATCTTCGCCCTGCTCCCGATGGCGCTCGGCGTCACCGGTGAGGGCGGCTTCATCGCCCAGCCGCTGGCCGTGGTGGTGATCGGCGGTCTGATCACGTCGACGCTGCTGACCCTGCTCCTGGTGCCGACGCTCTACGCGATGCTGGAGCTCCGCAAGGAGCGGCGCGCGAAGAAGCGGGCGGAGAAGAAGGGCGCGACTGCGCAGCCGGAGGCTTCGGAGGAACCGGAGCCGGCCCAGGTCTGA
- a CDS encoding group II intron maturase-specific domain-containing protein, with protein MSADGETRDTNTGTPQGGIASPLLANIALSALDEHFCAKWDARGSGGRRTAHRRRGGATYRIVRYADDFPIMVCGARAHADALWEEVTAVLAPLGLRLSETKTRVCHIDEGLDFLGFRIQRRRKKGTSEHYVCTYPSKKALASITGKVRAVTDKRGQRTLADLLRQLNSAVRGWCYYFRFGSSAATFHSLDDFTWRRVTLWLRKQHPGIDWRTLRRRCLAGEPGWRPEEDGITLFVPQRVKVTRYRRRGYSIPTPWAKTATA; from the coding sequence ATGTCCGCCGACGGCGAGACCAGGGACACGAACACCGGCACACCCCAAGGCGGCATCGCCTCGCCGCTGTTGGCGAACATCGCTCTCTCGGCACTGGATGAACACTTCTGCGCCAAGTGGGACGCTCGCGGCAGTGGCGGCAGGCGGACAGCACACCGTCGACGCGGAGGCGCCACATACCGGATCGTCCGCTACGCGGACGATTTTCCGATCATGGTGTGCGGCGCCCGAGCTCACGCGGACGCGCTGTGGGAGGAGGTCACGGCCGTACTTGCCCCGCTGGGGCTTCGTCTGTCCGAGACCAAGACCCGTGTCTGTCACATTGACGAGGGCCTGGACTTTCTCGGCTTCCGCATCCAGCGGAGGCGCAAGAAGGGCACCAGCGAGCACTACGTCTGCACCTACCCGTCGAAGAAGGCGCTGGCCTCCATCACGGGCAAGGTTCGGGCGGTGACTGACAAGAGAGGTCAACGCACCCTCGCCGACCTGCTCCGCCAGCTCAACTCGGCGGTGAGGGGATGGTGTTACTACTTCCGGTTCGGGTCCTCCGCGGCCACATTCCACTCTCTCGACGACTTCACTTGGCGTCGAGTGACCCTGTGGCTGAGGAAACAACATCCCGGGATCGACTGGAGGACTCTGCGGCGCCGCTGTCTGGCCGGTGAACCCGGTTGGCGGCCCGAGGAGGACGGGATCACGCTGTTCGTCCCGCAGCGGGTGAAGGTGACCCGCTATCGCCGGCGCGGATACAGCATCCCGACACCGTGGGCGAAGACCGCGACGGCGTGA
- a CDS encoding reverse transcriptase domain-containing protein, with protein MNTGELWPDPDGARLRVRRMQTKLHQWAVDDPGRRFDDLYNLVHHPDFLTVAWERVRGNKGARTAGVDRAIPAFIADDADTVAFLKNAREQLKARTFTPLPVRERMIPKRGSGGKLRRPGIPTAMDRLVQASLVLVLEPIFEASFKPVSYGFRPERRAHDAIAEVHHLGTKGYHWVLDADIEACFDNIAHSALLERNVRTSRRQAGSGPGQGVPEGGHHVRRRRDQGHEHRHTPRRHRLAAVGEHRSLGTG; from the coding sequence GTGAACACCGGTGAGCTGTGGCCCGACCCCGATGGGGCCCGGCTGCGGGTACGACGGATGCAGACCAAGCTGCACCAATGGGCGGTCGATGATCCCGGCCGCAGGTTCGATGATCTCTACAACCTCGTCCATCACCCCGACTTCCTCACGGTTGCGTGGGAGAGGGTGAGGGGCAACAAGGGGGCGCGCACCGCCGGCGTGGACCGGGCCATCCCGGCCTTCATCGCCGACGACGCCGACACTGTGGCCTTCCTGAAGAACGCGCGGGAGCAGTTGAAGGCCCGCACGTTCACTCCTCTGCCGGTGCGGGAGCGCATGATCCCCAAGCGGGGCAGCGGGGGAAAGCTCAGGAGACCGGGGATCCCCACCGCGATGGACAGGCTCGTGCAAGCCTCACTCGTGCTGGTCCTGGAACCGATCTTCGAGGCGTCCTTCAAGCCGGTCAGCTACGGCTTTCGCCCCGAACGACGGGCCCACGACGCGATCGCTGAGGTCCATCACCTCGGCACCAAGGGCTACCACTGGGTGCTGGACGCGGACATCGAAGCGTGCTTCGACAACATCGCACATTCCGCTCTTCTTGAGCGGAATGTGCGGACAAGTCGGAGACAAGCGGGTTCTGGCCCTGGTCAAGGCGTTCCTGAAGGCGGGCATCATGTCCGCCGACGGCGAGACCAGGGACACGAACACCGGCACACCCCAAGGCGGCATCGCCTCGCCGCTGTTGGCGAACATCGCTCTCTCGGCACTGGATGA
- the nadA gene encoding quinolinate synthase NadA yields the protein MTTAQTQELDVQPTPLALLLLGREADPRSERGVECPGDLPSPSDPDLVARARAAKEKLGDKVFVLGHHYQRDEVIQFADVTGDSFKLARDAAARPQAEYIVFCGVHFMAESADILTGDDQKVVLPDLAAGCSMADMATAEQVAECWDVLTEAGISDRVVPVSYMNSSADIKAFTGRHGGTICTSSNAKRALDWAFEQGEQVLFLPDQHLGRNTAVRDLGMSLEDCVVYNPHKPNGGLTADELRTAKMILWRGHCSVHGRFSLDSVNDVRERVLGVNVLVHPECRHEVVAAADHVGSTEYIIKKLEAAPAGSKWAIGTELNLVRRLANRFAPEGKEIVFLDRTVCFCSTMNRIDLPHLVWALESLAEGNLVNRIEVDRETEQFARLALERMLALP from the coding sequence GTGACCACCGCCCAGACCCAGGAGCTCGACGTACAGCCGACGCCCCTCGCCCTGTTGCTCCTCGGCCGGGAGGCCGACCCGAGGAGCGAGCGCGGCGTGGAGTGTCCGGGTGACCTCCCCTCGCCGTCCGACCCGGACCTGGTGGCACGCGCCCGCGCCGCCAAGGAGAAGCTCGGGGACAAGGTCTTCGTGCTCGGCCACCACTACCAGCGCGACGAGGTCATCCAGTTCGCCGACGTCACGGGCGACTCGTTCAAGCTGGCCAGGGACGCCGCCGCGCGCCCGCAGGCCGAGTACATCGTGTTCTGCGGTGTGCACTTCATGGCCGAGTCCGCCGACATCCTCACCGGCGACGACCAGAAGGTGGTCCTGCCGGACCTTGCGGCCGGCTGCTCCATGGCGGACATGGCCACCGCCGAGCAGGTCGCGGAGTGCTGGGACGTGCTGACCGAGGCCGGGATATCCGACCGGGTCGTGCCCGTCTCGTACATGAACTCCTCCGCCGACATCAAGGCCTTCACCGGCAGGCACGGCGGCACCATCTGCACCTCCTCCAACGCGAAGCGCGCCCTCGACTGGGCTTTCGAGCAGGGCGAGCAGGTCCTCTTCCTCCCCGACCAGCACCTCGGCCGCAACACCGCCGTACGGGACCTGGGGATGTCCCTGGAGGACTGCGTCGTCTACAACCCGCACAAGCCGAACGGCGGGCTGACGGCGGACGAGCTGCGCACCGCGAAGATGATCCTGTGGCGGGGCCACTGCTCGGTGCACGGCCGCTTCAGCCTGGACTCGGTCAACGACGTGCGCGAGCGCGTTTTGGGTGTCAACGTCCTGGTGCACCCCGAGTGCCGGCACGAGGTCGTGGCCGCGGCGGACCACGTCGGGTCGACCGAGTACATCATCAAGAAGCTGGAGGCCGCCCCGGCCGGTTCCAAGTGGGCGATCGGCACGGAGCTGAACCTGGTGCGCCGGCTGGCGAACCGTTTCGCTCCCGAGGGCAAGGAGATCGTCTTCCTGGACAGGACGGTCTGCTTCTGCTCCACGATGAACCGCATCGACCTCCCCCACCTGGTGTGGGCCCTGGAGTCGCTGGCGGAGGGCAACCTGGTCAACCGCATCGAGGTGGACCGGGAGACCGAGCAGTTCGCCAGGCTGGCCCTGGAGCGGATGCTCGCGCTGCCGTAG
- a CDS encoding HesB/IscA family protein, whose product MSVSDETTTATDGIIVTEAAAAKVKALLDQEGRDDLALRVAVQPGGCSGLRYQLFFDERSLDGDVEKDFDGVKVVTDRMSAPYLGGATIDFVDTIEKQGFTIDNPNATGSCACGDSFS is encoded by the coding sequence ATGTCCGTATCGGACGAGACCACCACCGCCACCGACGGCATCATCGTGACCGAAGCCGCCGCGGCCAAGGTCAAGGCGCTGCTCGACCAGGAAGGCCGTGACGACCTCGCCCTGCGCGTCGCCGTCCAGCCCGGCGGCTGCTCCGGCCTGCGCTACCAGCTCTTCTTCGACGAGCGTTCCCTCGACGGCGACGTGGAGAAGGACTTCGACGGTGTCAAGGTCGTCACCGACCGGATGAGCGCCCCGTACCTGGGCGGTGCCACCATCGACTTCGTCGACACCATCGAGAAGCAGGGCTTCACCATCGACAACCCGAACGCCACGGGCTCCTGCGCCTGCGGCGACTCCTTCAGCTGA